The Dermacentor silvarum isolate Dsil-2018 chromosome 7, BIME_Dsil_1.4, whole genome shotgun sequence genomic sequence AATGTATATATAGCCACATATGCGCGTACTCAGAAGAGTCTCAAGACTCATTATGCGCAGAAATTATGTACCTGATAGGATTGATGAATTAGTTTTGAACATAAAACAATTACCCGTGGTAAAATAATTAAATGTGTGGCTAGGACACCAGCCTGTTGAATTACATTACGCACCATCGAGTCGCTTTCGACTCTTTGCGACACCATGCGCATGTGAACACCAACGAGATCTGCTTGACACAAGTTCTTCAAGCTCACTGAGATGCTTCCCTGTGGCCTGAAGAGTCTAATATCTAACCATCTCGTACACTGGCGGGGGTACCCCGTTTTCTAACCTTCATCTTTGGCAAGCAATTATTTACATTCCATTTAACCTAAGCTATCCCATTAAACCTATTAAACTTACTATCGAAACAATGATAAAAGCCATGGCCTGCTTCATAATCAAAGCCATGCAAAATCACAGGAAAGTCCGTGTGCTGTTCGTCATCCTTATGGTGGCCGAATAATTGCAACTCCAGACTTCCCACTAGTAACATTATTATAAAAATCAGTGCACCAAAGAAAAGATGACTGAGCGATGTAGACAAAGATATTACACGCCGAGAAGCTGAGGAACACTGAAGGTAAATGGTAAAGTGAACAGGAAAAACAGTTTTAATCAAGAACGATGACCCCGTTCGTCAAATGTGACACAGCCATTATAAGATTCTCTAATTGACTGTAGAACAAGATAGAGGAAAGGTAGTGGAGATTCAAACTTATGAACAATGGCTGAACAAGGGATGTCGCTGGAGCCAGTGTTTTGCCAAGGGGGGCTTGCCTTCGTCAGAGCAACAACTTCTTTCTTTGGCAACGTTTTTTTTTGCCCCCAATGGGGAACGAGCACCTCAGACACGTATGTACATCTTTGTCTGTGAGGTGCATGCTGCCTGTACGTATGCTGGAAGATAACTAGGCAGAGTGGTGCATTTGCTTGGGCACTGCTTGAAAACAAGTCTCCACGTGTTTTTCTGTGCTTCAAATAAAAGTTGACCTACAAAGTTTGTGCTGTGGCGCTGCTGTGGTCTTTAGAAGTGTGATTTCAGATTGTTCGACTGTGATTTTCAGCTAACATCTCACATATGCACATGCTTGCGTTTCATGTGCCCTTCAGACAGTATATAGACATAGAGTGTCTACGATTTGCAATAGGGTGTGAtcttgggtgagttggttcaCATTTGTTATGATGACAGCGCAATAGATGCGATGTGACACAAAAAGTGTGTGAAATCATTTAGGCTCTGGCATTTCGGCTCCATCTAGCTATCAGGGCGACTGGGAAATCAGTCTTCTTGAAACATTTCTGGCTTCTTGCATTTATTCATTGCAGAGTGCATAAACTGTCAGTTGTTAGCTTAGTACTTTTCCTGTGTCTTTATTTTTTCTCTGTGTCATCATACCATTTGCGCTGCTATCATAATGTCTATGAATCAACTGGCCCATTATGACACCTTAGTAGCTGTGTTTGCTGTTTTGGTTTTTGTCTTTTGTCTTTTGTCCTGTTGTTCATGCTGTGTGTTGGCAGTAGTGGTTGTGATTGTAATGTGATGTTATATCTctgattttcttgaaaaatatTTAACCTGACTGCAGTTGCAGTTGTGCATTACTGTCGGACCAGTCACACTCAAGCCCTCTCGCAGGAAATTGTCCTCACAGAATCAGTGAACCCCACATACTTTTCAGATTCATCACTCTTTTAACTTGATCATTCTTTGAGTGCGCTGCAAATTTTGGATATGTGACAAAGTTTCATGTCTTGCGTGTTTATATTGTTTCTTCAATTTCGACCCTTTAAAATTTTCAATTTGTTTTATTTGTTATTCTAAAAGTTGGCAGCACTAGAAGCAGCAGAAATGCAATTTATTGAGTAGATATTACAGCTTCAGCCACTTGTGTGCATGTGGTCTTGTTTTACTGGCTGTGCTTTGCTAATAGTACTAGATTTCACATTTCATGAtgtgttcttgttgttttttACTCTAAGAACAAAATTGCAGTGGACATTTGCTGGATCTGGAACAGCATGTGCCCttagctttccttttttttttgcacctacGTCACACTCATCAGCAACACCGTGCTAGCCGACTTCATTATAAACCAACCACTTCCTTCTGATATTTCCTTCTAAATTGTTGTACCAACATGGAACGGTGCTGCCACCTGTGAACAACACATTGAACTTAATTACTACATTGAACTGCCCGTTTGAAACACTGCAAAGCCGGCATGATTATAATGAACAAGCTGCACTCACCTGAAAAAGCTATTATTACTGTGTGAGCAATTTTACCACAGCTGCAGTGAACATATACCCATTGATTTCCACATACGTCAAACTCTTCTTCAATGCCATGTTGGCAGGCTACATTATGAAGCAACCATGCCGTAGTAAAATTTTCTTCAAAATTATTCTGTCAACCCAGTGTAGTGCTGCCATCTGTTAGCAATACATCGAACTGAGAGGCCAAGCCCTACACATTTGAAATCCTACAAAGCGAGCATGGTCGTAATGAACTAACTCATTCGTTCTCTGTAGAACGAATGAAGCAGCTATTTGAAGCAGCTATTAGTAAGACTGCAGAGATCAGCGTAGTTTGCCTAAAGACACCAAAAACAAATTTCGATGCTTTTCTACTTGGCAAACGGGGTATGCTTGTGCATAATGCTGGTGTTCTGTTTAACTGCAGGACAAGGGCCTCCTAGATGTCCTGCAGCAGCTTGAAGCACTAGTGACTGGAGATGTGACTCCAACCGTGCCAGGTGAAATGTGTAGTAGCGTAATGAGGAGAGGGATTTTGCTGCCACTGTGAAAGCATGGTACCAGCACCCTTAACATGTAAACGTTCCTTTTGTAATTAGTAAGTTGCAGTCAACCACTGAGAACAAAAAGATCACTATGTTGCATTTCAGTATAAAAGAAGgcgcagtttgtgcaaatttatTGGGTTTTCCTGCACCAGAAGTGACTGAtgatataaaaatgaaaaaaaaaaaagaaaaaactttgAATAAGTTGTGATACATGTGGTGCAACTTGCAGATGTAGTAGAACTTCAAAGCAACGTCATATGATGGACTACACGTGAATTACAATTGCGAACGAAGTCTGGAGACCACaaaaaagacttttttttttttcacagcccaTACTCCGTTTTATAATTAGCAGGTAGGGTTGCAAAAGCTACAAAAGTAGTGCGATCGTAGAAGTCTTACTCCATGCGTTCTGCAGTGcagtgtagttttttttttttaaatctgcaaTGCTTTCTACGGAATTATCACTTCATATATTACAGCTGCAACTTGTACATGTAAAACTTAAGTCAAATCTTCAAATATGTTATTTTTGCACCTTCTTGCTTCCAGGATGTGATTACATCTGTATTGGTCGCAAGCTCAAGCGGTGCACTATAGCTGCTGATTGCAGAAATGTGTCACTCTGTTCATTTGGTGGTAAATAGGTTCAAATCTGCGATGCCTTCCATGCAATGCATCATATTTTGCGACATGAAAGTACGAGATCTAATTTTACATTGAATTACACGAAGCGTATCTTATATCTCTCGTTCATATTTGATGCGATAATTGTTTAGCACGAATGCGGGCATTGAGATAAGTTTCTCTAGCCTTCGAAGCATTGTGTGCTACATGTGAAACATAGTATACGCACGGAGCCTAAAATGAATGTGGTACAGCTTGCATCTGTGTGTTCGACCAATGCAATGCACTGACTGAACAGTGAATTCCAGCATTAAATGTGAATCGCTGTCTAAATTCTACATTGCATGGCTGTGCCACGAGATATTCAACATTCTTTTTTGTCAGTGCCGTGGTTTCTAACCTGTTGCTCTCAAGGGCACATGGGAACCAAGGGCACTATAAAGCAATAAATATAACTGTCGCAGTATTACCTAATATGGCATCCGAGAGATCAGAATTTGAATTCTCTAATTTCACTTAGTCTCATAATTTACTATTAAACTGAGCTGGCAGATGGTCCCGCAATGCAGTTTTgctggaaagaaaagaaaaacaccttCAAGGAATTGGCTGCCGAAACAGCAGTTATGCCAGTGCAGCATTAATACCCTCGGCAGGTAGGCAGCGGAAGAGTTTTGcgaaaataaataatataattagcaaaaaaaaaactgctttagttTTAAATTTGGACAAGCGTTGACATATGACCTCGTTGCCAATACATACTTAAGATTGTTTTAAGCGCACTGACGACGAGGACAAGTGAGTGGACACAGACAAGCACTTGTGTGTCTACTCGCTTGTCCTCGTTGTCAGTGTGCTTAAAACAATCTTAAGTTAGTTTTAAAGCTGTTCATGTGGAACCCTTGGTCATGGCAATAACGATGGCAATTATTTGTTTTGTAAATCTTGCATATTTTGTTTCTTAATGATCTTTATAAAGCCTTACCTTTGCAGAGTTTGAACCATCGTCAAACTTCGTTGCAATGCTGGCCATCGGCTGGCTTGTGGCACGAGAAAATGCCTTGGAGATTCTGCTGCAACGAATCATTTCTCCCACGGGGACTGGCGTAGCCAAGGTGAGACTCCATCGCACTCACACTCGCGTACGTGCTGATAAAACAGTAGTAATGTTGTATTTGATACTATGGGTACCGCCGTCATTGCACGAGTACTGACTTTTAAAAGATGACAAAGAAACTTGAGCAGGTTGCTAAGGGCTTTGTGGCGAGTGACAGAACAAAAAACTATAGGGCGCTACGTGAACAAACAGGAAGACTGCAGCATGGATCAGCGAGTAAAACCAGGTAGCTGAGATTAGGATGGATAAATGGGAGTTGGAAAGGTCACCTAATGCCTGATGCAGATTACCAGTGGTCAACTAGAGTAAAAGAATtagtgccaagggaagggaaaatCACAAGAAAATGGCAGGGAATTAGTTGGTGTGATGACATTAGTAACTGGAGATCACTGGAAGATGTCATTGTTCTTGAAGTGAACATGAACTAGGTCTGGTGGTTATGATGATGATAGCAGACACAGTGGTATGGAGCCAGCATGTATTTGGAGGCTTAATTTTACACGCCTGAAACCCACACGAAACCTTAAATCTGAAGCACAAAGTTTGCCATCAGGTGCGGCTTTAAGGCAGTGCACTCTGTGTTGCTATGAAGCCGCACGGCATACAGAATCAGTGAAAGCGGCGATGACTGAacatagagagaaaaaaaaattacttgcaGCAGTTTGTACAATGCAGCAGGCAGGAACCTGATTTTCTAATCAGTTTAACTGAATGTCTTACTGCTGTGCACCAGGCACAAGCTAATGTAGCACTAGTACTATATTGAGCAGCGTAGGAAACTTTTATGTTTCACGTAATATTAACCGTGATTTCTAAGTTGTTTCCTTCTGCTGTTCTTTGATGAAGCGATCATCTGATTCTTTGGAATGTTGGAAACCACCTGTGATGTCAGCTGTGTTGATAGTAGCAGGAAGTACACAATAATTAACATCTAACAAGTGTTGAAAGTTACGACAGTCTTGAAGTGCTTGGTGCTAAATCTTGCTTCGAGCATGTAACCCGAAAGGGATACATAATAGCCTGGAGAACCAACCAGTCCTTCCCTTTTTTACTGTAAGAGCAACCTGTAGGAACTGTTGCAGGGGTTACAGCTTTAGCAAGTGTCGCATGACGAGCATGGCTGGAGAACTAGGTGTGGCTGTCTTGTGTGCTGGCCCTGTATGTTATCCTGTCCTTTTACTGTATATGTGGCTGCATGCAGTATCATCTAGTTACACCTGATAAGCTCAAAAGAGACCTCTAGCAACTACTTGCATATTGATAGCTTAACTGTTTCCTTTACTGAAAGATAATCTTGGTTATGGTGAATAATTTATTGTATTGGTGAGTTATATGCACTTCAACATCTTTTAAAGAGCACGTATACATTGGGAGATCCTTGAAAAATTCATGCTTGTCATTTCTTTTTTCCAGTGTCAGTATTATGAAAGTTCTACGGCTGTCCTTGCATTCTCTCATTACATATCTGTCGGCTGTGTTTCTAGCTCTGCGCATTTGATCTACTTTATTTTCTGCTGATGTGTAGTTGCATTTGTTGCGCCGTTGCATGCAATGCACGCTGATGTCGCTGATCATTTATACAGAAAGGGCTCTGACCTTCTTTCATGCTAGTGTCTGGAGTAGCTTTTACCCACAGGCCGCTCTATAATTTTGGTGGGAATGAAATGCAAATGTATTGTATCATGCCATGCCATGTGTTGTCACATGCTGTTGTATGTGTTGGTCATGTCGTGCTGTATCGTACAATATCAGATGGCGTTGCATCATGTCGCATGCTGTATCCGATCGCATTTTGTCGTGTCACGTTTTGCATCATATCCTGGCATGTTGCGTGCTGTATTATATAAGATTTTGTCATGTCCTATTGTACTGCGTTGGGCCATGTTGTGTTGTGTCCTATCGTTCCCTGTTGTGTCACCTCATGTAATTTGTTCTATCCTGTCGGTGTTGTAGAAGCAAGACAgtcggcagcagcaacagcagcagcagcttgtcCCTGCTGGGCAAGAATCCTGTCGGCTGGCCTGGTCACACCTGCGCCTGAGCCTCAGGAGTCTTGCAGCTGTTATGCAGCAGCACGCATCCCTGCTGCACCGGGTCAGTTCATGGTTTGTTTTACGCCTGCATAACACATTGAACCTATTTCCTGGGCACGTAGTGCTGTGGCATAGGCAAAAGTGAAAGCACACAAACACAGGCACACATTTGCAATGTGCAGCTGTAACCATTAACATTGGTAGCAAGAGTATGTATCCGACGGCTGAACGTATTGTGAGAATGTACTGTGCCTCAAGTTGCATTAAGTCTTACTGCCATTAAATATGTCCATGTGGCATCACGCGAGTGGCATTGAACATTAAGGCATTAAGCGGTTACGTGCATGTGCCCATGTGGCGCGGGCACGAAATGACTTGTGATAACAGTTCAGGCATCTTGCACACAGGGCCTAATGTGTGTCAACAGATAACGGCCTCTTGCCTCCAAGATTTTAGCACACACTCCTGCATTTTCTTCTGATATTGTTTCTGCCATTTCTGTTatatattgctttttttttgtgattaTAAATATGACACACAAGGGGCTTCAGATAAGATTACACAAACCAGCACAAGCACAACGTAAAAGTCACTACTGCAAGTAAAATTTTCCATGGTTACACATCTTGGAGGCAGATATGATACACTAGAGGCTTCACAAACCATGGCGAACTCCAAGTTTTACTTGCTGTCACAAGTAAAACCTGTTCCCGTACCGAGCCAGTTAATTTTCCAAGATTTGGGTGCCAGATCCAATGAAGGTTGCCAACTCTTTGGTTAAGAAGGTTGGGACCTATAGGTCGGCAGGTGAGAAGGAAGTTTTAATGAAGACGACAACATAAGAGATGACCACAAAGACGAGGGCAGCAGAAAAATATGTAAAAATAAAACCTATGTTTTGTTTATTTCTGCATGTTTGTATTTATGTATTTGTGGGCATTTAATGCTTGAAGTCGTATATTTCTTGTAGTGTTGTAGTGAGGATGTTTAGATagtgtttgttgtttcattgcataattttgtAAAGAGAGCTTTTAACCAGCACATATCTGCAGCGGTAGTATAGGTGGCTATAATGGAATTTGTCATGTGCCGTACTCCTATACTGCTGTGGAGCCCTTTGCAGCTGCCAGAGAAGAAAGGGCGAACACTTGTGTACTAGATTTTTAAAGGCATTATCCAGTTTGGTAATTATATACATACTTGAGAACGTTATCTCATTTTATACACACAGGCAGCTTGACTTTAAAGTCTTCTACGATGGCCTCCATATACAATTACGCCATCTCCATGAAAGCGTCTCATAATATTAGAGAATAGTGTCTTCATTGATGCATTGGGAGCAAGGAGAGTACGAAATCCAGAGAGGTTGAGCAGACTCTGGCAATGGTGGCTCACCTTGTTCGTGATGTATGCATATTGCACCTGCCTCGTGAATGGATATCTGGCCCCGACCCTAGCCTGGCATCACTCCAGGACAGATGACAACAATATGACAAGGTCAAGTCAAGAcacaaaattttaaaataaaatGCGAGATATCAGTTCTTTACAGGACTGATGCATTTCGCCACTGCAGCAGTGGTGAAATGATTGAGCGTCCACCTCGTGTGTGGAAGTACTCGGATCGAATTCCAGTGCTGCCctgaacccaccggtttttctaatagGTAGAGGTGTCCCCCAACCCTGCGCTCGGTTGTCTATCGGGGTTCTTATCTCGAAAAGGAGCCCTATAGAGATTTGCAAAGGAGTGCTGCTGGTTTTAATGCGGCACGGTTTCAATCCGGCAATTTCCCATCGGGTGGGGTGCCCTTCCCAAAGCACTGAGGTCCTGTATTGGCCAAGTACTTGGCCTGGAGCATGCTTGTACCCATTTTACCGGCAGCACTCGTCTGCCTCCTACAGCAGCGGCTGATTCTTGACTATTTCACCATTGTTGTTGTGGGAGATGAGGCGCCCAGGTACCTTTCAAATAATCCTGGCCTGGTGCTTGGCTACTTGTGGGGTTTCCTCATCTCAAAGAGGGTAAGACATCTATAGAGTCTGCAAAGTCTCTGCGCTCCTTGTCCAACCACAGGCGGCTTTCTAGTCGAGTGTCTGCCACTGCTGTGGGAGGCAGACGAGAGCTGTTGCCGGGTGCCTACCGGTAAAGTACCTATCGCTACAAGTGCGCTCTTGGCTAGGTGCTTGGCCAATACGGGACCTCAGCATTTCAGAAGCACACCGACCTGATAGCAAATTGCTGGATTGGAACCGATAGCAGTCCTTTTAAGTTGCGAAGTGTTTTGTTTGTCTTAGTTTTTGCACAGCAAGCATAGCGGTTTGTACGAACCTCTCGCAAGCAACGTACCCGTGGAAACTGGACGCCTGGCCAAGGGGCTGCTTGTACTCGTCTTATAAACTGGTGGGTATCCGGCGGTGGGGATCGAACCACAAGCCTCCCGCAGCTGAGCCGGGTGTTTTACCCACTGGGTCACGACTGTGAGCTGGggtacatctctacccattagaaaaaaagaCCTGTAGGTTCCAGGCAGCACTGGGATTTGATCCAAGTGCCTCCTGCATACAAGGCAGACGCTATACCATTTCGCCACTGCTGCCACCAGAGCTGGGGGGAtattttgtaagagtccacctagtggactgtccatttcggctgtcgtcgattggctccagctgcacgagcgagaaggagccagccagtctccttcgcgctcatgcagctggagccaatggcCAACAGCTggaatggacagtccactaggtggactcttacagaataccctcccccccccccccccccctgatgaTTTGGTTGGTAGATGCGCACCTGACAGATAAAATGCTAGCAGCTCAGACGTGCCAATCACAACTTTGGCCAGCACTTTTGAAAGGACATTCTGAAGGCCCTTAATGCTTTATGCCATAAGGTGGAGCTGGCTGACACACGACAGGGTTAACTGGAGATCATTGGGAGAGGCCCTTGACCTGCAGTGGACGTAGTACAGGCTGAAGATGATGAACAATAATGAACTCTTTAATCGAGGGATTTACATCATCTTGCAGGCACAACGGTGGCTTCCCAGAGATAATGAGCAGCACCGTGCTCTGAAAGCTTACCTTCGTTGGCAAAAGGAAGAGCAGCCTCTGCTGTGGCAAGCATTGTTGGTAAGTCTGTTTCCCGGTCGTGGCTAGATGGCAAATCCATCTCTCCCTGGGCACACGAGCATTGACAGCTTTCGTATTACACCGCTGCGGTGAAGGATATTCTATATATGCCATTCTCAGCAACTCCACGCCCAATGCACACAAACCAGAACAGCAAGCCAGATAAAGCGCTCCTCCATTGTCCCCCGCTGATCGCTCTCTGCGGTGCATCTACTAAACGCAAGCTTGAGGGAAAGATCAGTGGCACACCATTGGCAAGCCATCCTCTGTTCTCTGAAATTCGTAGCATACTCATGTCGCTGATTGGTTAACGAGAGCCCTAGACTTTGCTGCAGTGTTCACAGTTTGTGAGACTTTGTATAGGATGTAGTGAAAGAGTCCCAGCAGTTCGATGTGTCGTCCACAAACTGTGCCGGTCCAAAAACTGGGCTTGCCAAGCTTCTGTAATGGCTGAGTAGTGCTTGGGTTTATAACTGTTGATAAAGATGTGAGAGATGAACACGTAAAAGTGAATGAAGATCTGTCTGTTTTTGTGTTTGCATGTGCGTTTGTGTGTTCAGTACTTTGTGCGGTGTGGTATTAGTATTACTGAGGTTAAGGTACTGAATTTCGGGTgcacagcaattttttttttttttttttttcggattggTTATGTTCAGATGACTCGTCACACTTTCAAGTAGTTGCAGTTGGGAAGTGTTGTTCTTATCGCAATGAGTGTAGGTTGTGAGCAGGTGATGATGAAAGGCCTCTGTTTCGTGTGAAGCAGCTGTTCATTACATATGCAACAGTCTGGCCATTGCCTGACCTGGCTTGAGCTGCTGCAGTGGTAGCGTCATCACTCCTCAGTAAACATGGCTGCAGTTTTAAGTTTTGTAAGTTTTTCATTTAAGAGCTTAATTTCAGACTAGCACGCGGCCTGTGTAAATATTCTTATGTTGTGCCTTTCGCTGGTTCCACCACAGTTATGGTAAGTGTCAACTTGCCCAGAAAATTACTCtgatgatttaaaaaaaatttgttctgcagtgaaggcctGTATTTCCTGGCGGTACTGTCATGCTTGTGCTGGTCAGGCTTAGCACCGTTCTGGAACTCTCAAAGTGTGCTCCTTACAGCATTAAAGGAACACCAGAGATAAAACGCCAGGCCAATTTAAAGTCGCAAGATATATTCTTCAAAACATTCTTGACAGTTCCTTGGTCAAAGAAGGCATATTCTTGCCTGAAAAGATGAACACGAAACTTCTGTTCCTAAATATTGTGCCCTAACCAAGGTGCTTGTGAAGTCAGCTGCAAATTTCATGGCATTTTTCAGTCCCAACCATTTTTAATTAGGAAAGTTTTCCAAAAGTTTCAGGTTGAGTCTCTGCTTACTTGCATACATATTTCTGTATTATTAGGCTTGAATCTTTGCTGTATCATTGTTTGCCATCGTAGCAACTTAGCTGCCGACGATTGCAATGGCATTCAGAGCACTCTTATGGTACACAGCACACTGCATATTATGTTAACCCTCTAATGCCCAAAGTTTCACATCAAGAAAAATTGTAAAAACTTGCTTACCCTAATTTCTGCCCATGCAAAGTAGgtttattaaaaaataaaagggAGAGAGAACAAGCAGAATGAAATCTTATTAGAGTAAAAGCTTAATTAGTATGCAAGTTAATCATTTGGTTTGCAGAACTATCTATACAACTGAAAACTCGCTCTAGCGTATCAGAAACGTTACTATAGGCTATGTGTTAATTTTCCCACGCTGAAATAAAAAATTTCAGTTATTGAACAGCTTAGTGAAAATGATAACAGGGTTCAAATAATTTGGAAGCAAATAGCAGTCTTCGAAGACTGAAGTTGACTGACGTGGCCGTGCCACTTGTAATTATCGGTTTGTTTTAGGACATGGGTGTGGAGAGCATGCAACGGGCCTGCAATGGGCCTGCTCGTCTTGGTGCTTATCTTTATTATCGCCAACTGAGGAAACAAAGGACCTTTGTTATCACTTCTGACATTGCTTGTCAACAAGTCTTCTCAGCCCTGGCAGTGTTTGTGAAACAGAGGCAGTGAATAGATTGGACAGATCTAGGACCACTgacgtatgcatgcatgcattagAGCAAATTGTGAGGACAGGGCATATCAGAGAAGCCAAA encodes the following:
- the LOC119457821 gene encoding uncharacterized protein LOC119457821 isoform X2, which produces MSTSRLEFSSLFEMLAASGLCPMPSAIDVLNDSAPCDKGLLDVLQQLEALVTGDVTPTVPEFEPSSNFVAMLAIGWLVARENALEILLQRIISPTGTGVAKQDSRQQQQQQQLVPAGQESCRLAWSHLRLSLRSLAAVMQQHASLLHRAQRWLPRDNEQHRALKAYLRWQKEEQPLLWQALLARHPHGSTELRLYKTRLQHHRNDGRRVVDQLTSLAERCPGFWP
- the LOC119457821 gene encoding uncharacterized protein LOC119457821 isoform X1, coding for MSTSRLEFSSLFEMLAASGLCPMPSAIDVLNDSAPCDKGLLDVLQQLEALVTGDVTPTVPEFEPSSNFVAMLAIGWLVARENALEILLQRIISPTGTGVAKKQDSRQQQQQQQLVPAGQESCRLAWSHLRLSLRSLAAVMQQHASLLHRAQRWLPRDNEQHRALKAYLRWQKEEQPLLWQALLARHPHGSTELRLYKTRLQHHRNDGRRVVDQLTSLAERCPGFWP